One genomic window of Megachile rotundata isolate GNS110a chromosome 12, iyMegRotu1, whole genome shotgun sequence includes the following:
- the LOC100874840 gene encoding uncharacterized protein LOC100874840 isoform X1: protein MTTAMGFIQRCMVILAIFLCYFHVRSESVDCEMYPFHHTCRGTMSRKRAMFPTMFSAGCDENKPSLNCIREFEERQRIPYIPLSKSRLLVALLNNNFQKEMARSTHHKQRNNEMDERTPPLMDSFLSELESSDNY, encoded by the exons ATGACAACG GCTATGGGATTCATTCAACGATGCATGGTGATTCTTGCTATTTTCCTCTGTTATTTTCATGTTCGGAGCGAAAGTGTGGACTGCGA GATGTATCCATTTCATCACACGTGCAGAGGTACCATGTCAAGGAAACGCGCAATGTTTCCAACCATGTTTAGTGCAGGCTGCGACGAAAACAAGCCAAGTTTAAACTGTattcgggaatttgaagaaCGACAACGTATTCCTTATATTCCACTGTCGAAATCGAGACTCTTGGTTGCTTTATTGAACAAC AATTTTCAGAAGGAGATGGCGCGTTCGACACATCATAAACAAAGGAACAATGAAATGGATGAACGAACGCCACCCCTAATGGACAGCTTTCTGTCAGAGTTGGAATCATCGGACAACTATTAA
- the Aasdh gene encoding aminoadipate-semialdehyde dehydrogenase: MLHEICNWDQPINIAIEYHDLQNTIYISYQDLFTATNIISDYLKQMQNFEFIGINFDIPEYCVVCLMLGISTSNHGFVNIPLNETEFVNLKDLLHIHYLFCKHLIAEGCIVHQFKVHNEYIYLVKLKHVQKQVVQNAKRGKYAYAICTSGTTGISKVIRVPHSCIIPNILDLTKILAITECDKIAQFTNFTFDPSIIEIFLAISNGGTLFMPSKSLKNDPNRLIKEAYSSQITILQITPSVFTYSWSTECLKTTVLSSDTSLRTILFGGEPHPKVEFLLESKHPYNNTKVYNIYGITELSCWASINEITLTNVQDNMQCLGEVLSETIFQVKNEEGEILTEGTGFLYIGSNTRVCTINEENVEDLELPVFRDSGDVVSIDKKGNMFYKGRRNSVIKRFGNKVDLIKLEKLMLELNSIKSCYVIWDEKCYKLHLCLILKEKITNYPNINTEVIEHLQKLNSLYRPDKIHLLEHVEFTSNGKISMDFLKQHCLQEQTVDQIQDNIDFQKIENIFKSFWNENLKREDDGFVKLGGSSIIALQLSNIVSEASHMEFPELIGMLLKDATVHECLKYIQTIILNNRENTATDNAIYNSSDSQIIPLIERIAPDIPKCSNVEQQDLNILNTSDQLCTCQWYKCKGETYKNIPITNEIYRLRCNKVSKIEILKTYDLHKCVDASPTLVQYADGKKYAVVGSHSGFIVTIQLENHSYTSAFKIRLPDRIEASVLVLNNFKGVVGCYDGNIYCVHLKTGEIIWKYQTGNAVKCTAIFSKNQDRLFVGSYDCYVYCLFTKDGGEIWKVKGSNGSVSASGCLHLPSDSVLFGTLDGSCLALQQKSGKIIWKHKLADPIFVAPLTLNSGLVLFCSVTGALYCFDIQLNVKMWEYKINGNVFSYIVKHHNDADHENIIIASQNKNIYYLQSKGLDFRTEPTLKYTLNFHSSIFATPWCENNFLFVACTDGTLNIYDFATNRLIKSEKLPGEVFSSPVIDNDIAIIGCRDNNVYILKLV, from the exons ATGCTACATGAAATCTGTAATTGGGATCAACCTATCAATATAGCTATAGAGTATCATGATTTGCAAAATACCATTTACATAAGTTATCAAGACCTGTTTACTgcaactaatattatttctgATTATTTGAAACAAAtgcaaaattttgaattcattggtataaattttgatattcctGAATATTGTGTAGTGTGTTTGATGCTTGG aatTTCAACCAGTAATCATGGTTTTGTGAACATACCTTTGAATGAAACAGAATTCGTCAATTTAAAAGATTTGTTACATATACATTACTTGTTTTGTAAACATTTAATTGCTGAAGGATGCATTGTGCACCAATTTAAGGTTCACAATGAATATATCTATCTTGTAAAGTTGAAACATGTCCAAAAACAGGTTGTACAGAATGCAAAAAGAGGGAAGTATGCTTATGCAATTTGTACTTCTGGTACAACAGGAATATCAAAAGTAATTAGAGTGCCACATTCTTGTATAATTCCCAATATTTTAGACTTAACCAAGATATTAGCAATTACAGAATGTGATAAAATTGcacagtttacaaatttcacatTTGATCCTAGTATTATAGAAATCTTTCTTGCCATCTCAAATGGTGGGACATTGTTTATGCCttcaaaatcattaaaaaatgaTCCAAATAG aCTCATAAAAGAAGCATATTCTAGTCAAATTACCATACTTCAAATAACCCCATCAGTTTTTACATATAGTTGGTCAACTGAATGTTTGAAAACTACTGTTTTAAGTAGTGATACTTCATTAAGAACTATTCTTTTTGGTGGAGAACCTCATCCTAAAGTAGAGTTTCTTCTGGAATCAAAACACCcatacaataatacaaaagtTTATAATATCTATGGTATTACTGAATTATCATGTTGGGCTAGTATAAACGAAATTACATTGACAAATGTACAGGATAACATGCAATGCTTAGGAGAAGTATTATCAGAAACTATATTCCAAGTAAAGAATGAGGAAGGAGAAATATTAACAGAGGGCACAGGTTTTCTGTACATAG GAAGTAATACAAGAGTGTGTACAATAAATGAAGAAAATGTCGAAGATCTCGAGCTACCAGTATTTCGCGATTCTGGCGATGTAGTTAGT attgataaaaaaggTAATATGTTTTATAAAGGAAGAAGAAATAGTGTCATAAAAAGATTTGGAAACAAAGTGGATTTAattaaacttgagaaacttaTGTTGGAACTAAATTCTATTAAGAGTTGTTATGTTATTTGGGATGAGAAATGCtataaattacatttatgtCTAATCTTGAAGGAAAAGATTACAAATTATCCTAACATAAATACTGAAGTGATTgaacatttacaaaaattaaactcTCTATATAGGCCAGATAAAATTCACTTGTTAGAACATGTTGAATTTACTTCTAATGGAAAAATTTCTATGGATTTTTTAAAACAGCATTGTTTACAAGAACAGACAGTAGATCAAATCCAAGATAATATTGATTTTCAAAAGATCgaaaacattttcaaatctttttgGAACGAAAATTTAAAACGTGAAGATGATGGATTTGTCAAATTGGGAGGTTCATCTATTATAGCATTGCAATTATCAAATATTGTATCTGAAGCATCCCACATGGAATTTCCTGAATTGATAGGCATGCTTTTAAAAGACGCCACCGTTCACGAATGTCTTAAATACATAcaaactataatattaaataatcgtGAAAATACAGCAACTGATAACGCGATATATAATTCCAGTGATAGTCAAATAATACCTTTAATTGAACGTATTGCTCCAGACATACCAAAGTGTTCGAATGTTGAACAACAAGACCTTAACATACTGAACACATCAGATCAGTTGTGTACATGTCAGTGGTACAAGTGTAAAGGAGAAACATATAAAAACATACCAATTACAAACGAAATATATCGATTACGATgtaataaagtttcaaaaattgaaattttgaaaacatacGATTTACACAAATGTGTAGATGCATCACCAACTTTAGTTCAGTATGCAGA CGGAAAAAAATACGCAGTGGTTGGTTCTCACTCTGGTTTTATTGTTACAATACAATTGGAAAATCATAGTTACACTTCTGCATTTAAAATAAGATTACCCGACAGAATCGAAGCTTCAGTTTtagttttaaacaattttaaaggtGTTGTAG GATGTTATGATGGCAATATATATTGTGTACATTTAAAAACAGGAgaaattatttggaaatatCAAACAGGAAATGCTGTAAAATGTACTGCAATATTTAGCAAAAATCAAGACCGATTATTTGTTGGCTCCTACGATTGTTACGTGTATTGTTTATTCACAAAa GATGGaggtgaaatttggaaagtaaaAGGCAGTAATGGAAGTGTTAGCGCTTCAGGATGTTTACATTTACCATCAGATTCAGTattatttggaactttggatggATCTTGTTTAGCACTGCAACAAAAGTCAGGAAAAATCATATGGAAACATAAATTGGCGGATCCCATTTTTGTCGCGCCTTTGACGCTAAATAGCGGACTCGTCCTATTTTGTTCTGTAACAGGAGCATTATACTGTTTCGATATCCAACTTAATGTTAAG ATGTgggaatataaaattaatggcAATGTATTTTCATACATTGTGAAGCATCATAATGATGCAGATCATGAAAACATCATTATAGCtagtcaaaataaaaatatctattacCTACAGTCAAAAGGTTTAGATTTTCGAACTGAACCTACGTTAAAATATACGCTAAATTTTCATTCGTCAATTTTTGCCACTCCCTGGTGCGAGAACAACTTTCTATTCGTAGCGTGTACAGAtggtacattaaatatttatgactTTGCAACAAACAGACTGATAAAAAGTGAAAAACTTCCTGGAGAAGTTTTCTCATCGCCTGTTATTGATAATGACATTGCGATTATTGGATGCAGAGATAATAATGTTTACATCCTGAAACTTGTGTAA
- the LOC100874840 gene encoding uncharacterized protein LOC100874840 isoform X2 yields the protein MGFIQRCMVILAIFLCYFHVRSESVDCEMYPFHHTCRGTMSRKRAMFPTMFSAGCDENKPSLNCIREFEERQRIPYIPLSKSRLLVALLNNNFQKEMARSTHHKQRNNEMDERTPPLMDSFLSELESSDNY from the exons ATGGGATTCATTCAACGATGCATGGTGATTCTTGCTATTTTCCTCTGTTATTTTCATGTTCGGAGCGAAAGTGTGGACTGCGA GATGTATCCATTTCATCACACGTGCAGAGGTACCATGTCAAGGAAACGCGCAATGTTTCCAACCATGTTTAGTGCAGGCTGCGACGAAAACAAGCCAAGTTTAAACTGTattcgggaatttgaagaaCGACAACGTATTCCTTATATTCCACTGTCGAAATCGAGACTCTTGGTTGCTTTATTGAACAAC AATTTTCAGAAGGAGATGGCGCGTTCGACACATCATAAACAAAGGAACAATGAAATGGATGAACGAACGCCACCCCTAATGGACAGCTTTCTGTCAGAGTTGGAATCATCGGACAACTATTAA
- the Gdi gene encoding GDP dissociation inhibitor, which yields MNEEYDAIVLGTGLKECILSGMLSVSGKKVLHVDRNKYYGGESASITPLEDLFAKFKAPPPDESYGRGRDWNVDLIPKFLMANGLLVKLLIHTGVTRYLEFKCVEGSYVYKSGKISKVPIDQQEALSSDLMGLFEKRRFRSFLIWVQNMQEDDPKTWDGFDPFNNNMSALYNKFNLDKNTQDFTGHALALYRDDDYISQSAITTIRRIKLYSDSLARYGKSPYLYPMYGLGELPQGFARLSAIYGGTYMLDKPIDEIVIKDGKVVGVRSGDEVAQCKQVFCDPTYVPDRVKKGGQVIRCICLLDHPIANTGDALSTQIIIPQKQVNRNSDIYVSLVSHTHQVAAKGWFIAMVSTTVETKNPEAEIKPGLDLLGPIRQKFISVSDYMEPTDNGLDSQIFISTSYDATTHFETTCLDVLDIFKRATGEEFDFNKVKKDLGDEDQ from the exons ATGAATGAAGAATACGACGCGATCGTCTTGGGTACCGGGCTCAAGGAATGCATACTTTCGGGTATGCTATCGGTCAGTGGAAAGAAAGTACTCCACGTAGATCGTAACAAGTATTATGGTGGTGAATCTGCCTCGATCACGCCCTTGGAAGATCTATTCGC GAAATTCAAAGCCCCGCCACCGGATGAAAGTTACGGTCGTGGTCGAGACTGGAACGTTGATTTGATACCCAAGTTCCTGATGGCGAACGGTTTACTGGTGAAGCTGTTGATCCACACGGGTGTAACTAGATATCTAGAATTCAAATGTGTCGAAGGATCGTACGTTTATAAGTCAGGAAAGATCTCAAAGGTGCCGATCGATCAACAGGAAGCCTTGTCCAGCGATCTGATGGGCCTTTTCGAAAAAAGGCGCTTCCGCAGTTTCCTTATATGGGTGCAGAATATGCAGGAAGACGACCCCAAGACTTGGGACGGCTTCGAtccatttaataataatatgagcgctTTGTACAATAAGTTTAATCTCGATAAAAATACTCAGGATTTCACTGGACACGCATTAGCACTTTATAg GGACGATGACTATATAAGCCAAAgcgcaattactactataagaAGGATTAAATTGTATAGTGATAGTTTAGCGCGTTACGGGAAATCGCCGTATCTCTATCCTATGTATGGTTTAGGTGAACTTCCTCAAGGTTTTGCACGGCTTAGCGCCATTTACGGTGGGACGTACATGTTGGATAAGCCAATCGACGAAATCGTGATAAAAGATGGAAAG GTCGTTGGTGTACGTTCTGGCGATGAAGTAGCTCAATGCAAACAAGTATTTTGTGATCCCACATATGTACCTGATCGCGTAAAAAAAGGAGGTCAGGTCATAAGATGCATTTGCCTCTTAGACCATCCTATAGCAAATACAGGAGATGCTCTTTCGACACAAATTATTATTCCTCAAAAACAA GTTAATCGTAATTCCGATATCTACGTATCGTTAGTATCTCATACTCATCAAGTGGCGGCAAAAGGATGGTTCATAGCCATGGTGTCTACTACCGTTGAAACGAAGAATCCTGAGGCTGAGATCAAACCTGGTTTGGATCTTCTTGGACCCATCAGACAAAAGTTCATATCAGTCTCCGATTATATGGAACCGACCGATAATGGTCTGGACAGTCAAATATTCATATCAACGAGTTACGACGCGACAACGCACTTTGAAACTACTTGCTTAGATGTATTGGATATATTTAAACGAGCTACCGGAGAAGAATTCGATTTTAACAAAGTTAAGAAAGACCTAGGCGATGAAGATCAGTAA
- the SkpA gene encoding S-phase kinase associated protein 1 SKP1-related A, giving the protein MPNIKLQSSDGEVFEVDVDIAKCSVTIKTMLEDLGMDEDEEEVVPLPNVNSAILRKVIQWATYHKDDPPPPEDDENKEKRTDDISSWDADFLKVDQGTLFELILAANYLDIKGLLDVTCKTVANMIKGKTPEEIRKTFNIKNDFTASEEEQVRKENEWCEEK; this is encoded by the exons ATGCCTAATATTAAACTACAAAGTTCTGATGGAGAAGTTTTTGAAGTGGATGTTGATATTGCAAAATGTTCGGTTACCATAAAAACTATGTTGGAAGATCTTGGAATGGATGAAGATGAAGAGGAAGTTGTTCCTCTGCCAAATGTTAATTCTGCTATTCTCAGGAAAGTAATACAATGGGCTACTTATCATAAGGATGATCCACCTCCACCTGAAGACGATGAGAACAAAGAAAAACGAACAGATGATATAAGTTCTTGGGATGCAGATTTTTTAAAA gTCGATCAAGGGACTCTCtttgaattaattttggcaGCTAATTATCTTGATATTAAAGGTTTATTGGATGTAACGTGCAAAACTGTTGCTAATATGATAAAAGGAAAAACACCTGAAGAGATTAGAAAAACTTTCAACATTAAAAATGACTTTACTGCATCAGAGGAAGAACAAGTCCGCAAAGAAAATGAATGGTGTGAAGAAAAATAG